The proteins below come from a single Xenopus tropicalis strain Nigerian chromosome 9, UCB_Xtro_10.0, whole genome shotgun sequence genomic window:
- the sh3bp4 gene encoding SH3 domain-binding protein 4 (The RefSeq protein has 2 substitutions compared to this genomic sequence) — translation MAAQKIRSANTNGLPRCKSEGALIDFSGVPDPNLSDVKVLSPSSLRVDNPASLDNVKEVVAIKDYCPNNFTTLKFSKGEHLYVLDTSGGEWWYAHNTTEMGYIPSSYVQPLNYRDSCLSDSGMIDGLLESVDEGVKELDLLGDWTETISQDPIKKCHNNPFLRPSVSNPFLNGPLMPQIHALETGNSVDLLLFDPLAPSHAFSSETSTDVLLDLLPNNTQNEVAVPVKRDNPFFRSKRSYSLSELSVLQAKSENPTTGSFFAGLKSPAPEQFQSREDFRTAWLNHRKLARSCHDLDLLGQNPGWGQTQPVETSIVCRLDSSGGAVQLPDTNISIHVPEKHVASGETQQISLKALLDPPLELNNDKCTTVSPVLEIKLSNMDVQSPLTLELRISVALGGNASALNMVGIKCLRSDAKEGPYNPVTQIYIYGDTVQVKLDNLEPVMYVVMVAQGQGIVSPSSVWEYINKKVTVGLYGPKHIHPSFKAVLAIFGHDCAPKTLLVNEVGQQANNSAPVTLQLWGKQQFVLPKPQDLQLCLFSNMTNYRVDAGDQGKMVRGFQLKLGKVSRLIFPIICQEPAQLSDFTLRVQVRDEVGGVLSQYCVQTPRPPPKTGNKSTGPRRFLKKKEVGKIVLSPLAVTCKYPTFQDRPVTSLKYGKLLKTVVRQSKNPYLLEYKKGDVIGLLSEEKIRLKGQLWNKEWYIGYYQGKLGLVHAKNVLVVGKVKPSFFSGPELTTGLLLEQMLRPCKFLTYIYASVRTLLMENIGSWRCFADALGYGNLPLSYFCRVELESETERVASVLEKLKEECNSEGKEKKSFQKELIMALLKIDCQGLVVRLIQDFVLLTTAVEVASRWRELAEKLARVSKQQMDGYEAPHRDRNGALDSEAMWKPAYDFLLTWSAQIGESYRDVIQELHTGLDKMRSPITKRWKHLTGTLILVNSLDILRAAAFSTQEPEDCII, via the exons ATGGCAGCGCAGAAGATACGATCTGCAAACACCAATGGCCTCCCACGCTGCAAGTCTGAGGGTGCCCTGATTGACTTCAGTGGGGTTCCTGACCCAAATCTAAGTGATGTCAAAG tGCTCTCTCCTAGTTCCCTGCGTGTTGACAATCCTGCATCACTGGATAATGTAAAGGAAGTTGTGGCCATCAAGGACTATTGCCCCAATAATTTCACTACTCTGAAGTTCTCCAAAGGAGAGCACTTGTATGTACTTGACACTTCTGGTGGAGAATGGTGGTATGCGCACAACACAACAGAAATGGGTTACATTCCCTCCTCTTACGTGCAGCCACTCAACTATCGAGACTCCTGCCTTAGTGACAGTGGAATGATAGATGGTCTTCTGGAGAGCGTGGATGAGGGGGTAAAGGAACTGGACCTCCTGGGAGACTGGACCGAAACCATCAGTCAGGACCCGAtcaaaaaatgtcacaataatccCTTTTTACGGCCTTCTGTTTCAAACCCATTTCTTAACGGTCCTTTAATGCCCCAGATCCATGCTTTAGAAACTGGAAATTCTGTGGATTTACTTCTCTTTGATCCGCTGGCTCCTAGCCATGCTTTTTCCTCTGAAACCAGTACAGATGTGCTTCTAGATTTGCTCCCTAACAACACCCAAAATGAGGTAGCTGTACCGGTTAAGAGGGACAATCCATTTTTCCGGAGCAAGCGTTCCTACAGCCTCTCCGAGCTGTCTGTCCTCCAGGCAAAGTCTGAGAACCCAACTACAGGCAGCTTCTTTGCTGGCCTTAAGTCCCCAGCACCCGAGCAGTTCCAGAGTAGGGAGGACTTTAGAACTGCTTGGCTTAACCATCGCAAACTAGCCAGGTCCTGCCATGATCTGGACCTGCTTGGCCAAAATCCTGGCTGGGGTCAGACGCAGCCTGTGGAGACAAGCATAGTCTGCAGGCTGGACAGCTCGGGGGGTGCCGTTCAGCTGCCGGACACTAACATCAGCATTCATGTCCCAGAGAAACACGTGGCCTCGGGTGAAACTCAGCAAATCTCTCTTAAAGCCCTACTTGATCCACCACTGGAACTTAATAATGACAAGTGCACTACTGTCAGCCCTGTGCTGGAGATCAAACTTAGTAACATGGATGTGCAGAGTCCTCTTACCTTGGAATTAAGAATTTCTGTGGCGCTAGGGGGTAATGCTTCTGCATTGAATATGGTAGGAATAAAATGCCTGCGGAGTGATGCTAAGGAAGGGCCATACAATCCTGTGACACAGATTTATATATATGGAGATACAGTTCAAGTAAAACTAGACAACTTAGAGCCAGTCATGTATGTAGTAATGGTGGCTCAAGGACAAGGTATTGTGTCCCCTTCCTCTGTGTGggagtatattaataaaaaggtcACTGTTGGACTGTATGGGCCCAAACACATACATCCCTCATTTAAAGCTGTTTTAGCCATATTTGGTCATGACTGTGCCCCAAAAACCCTGCTGGTCAATGAGGTAGGGCAGCAAGCCAACAACTCTGCTCCAGTGACCCTTCAGCTGTGGGGTAAGCAGCAGTTTGTGCTACCCAAGCCTCAGGATTTACAACTTTGCCTTTTTTCTAATATGACTAACTATAGAGTGGATGCTGGTGATCAGGGCAAAATGGTGCGTGGCTTCCAGCTAAAACTTGGCAAGGTCAGTAGACTTATCTTTCCAATTATTTGCCAGGAACCTGCCCAGCTCTCTGATTTCACGCTAAGGGTTCAAGTGAGAGATGAAGTTGGAGGTGTTCTATCACAGTACTGTGTTCAAACCCCCCGGCCACCTCCAAAAACTGGTAACAAGTCCACTGGACCGAGAAGGTTCCTGAAGAAGAAGGAGGTAGGAAAGATTGTTCTGTCTCCCCTTGCTGTTACATGCAAATACCCAACTTTCCAAGACCGAACAGTCACCAGTCTGAAGTATGGAAAACTTCTAAAAACTGTGGTGAGGCAAAGCAAGAATCCCTATCTGCTGGAGTACAAAAAAGGTGATGTGATAGggttgctgagtgaggaaaagaTCCGACTTAAAGGGCAGTTGTGGAACAAGGAATGGTATATTGGATATTACCAAGGAAAATTGGGACTGGTTCATGCCAAGAATGTACTTGTTGTGGGTAAAGTGAAGCCAAGCTTTTTCTCTGGTCCTGAACTGACTACAGGGCTTCTCCTGGAACAGATGTTGCGTCCTTGCAAGTTCCTGACCTATATCTATGCTTCTGTTCGAACCTTATTAATGGAGAACATTGGGAGCTGGAGATGTTTTGCAGACGCTCTGGGTTATGGAAACTTGCCCCTCTCTTACTTCTGTCGTGTAGAATTGGAGAGCGAGACCGAAAGGGTGGCCTCTGTCCTGGAGAAACTTAAAGAAGAGTGTAACAGTGAAGGCAAAGAGAAAAAATCCTTCCAAAAAGAATTGATCATG gCCTTGCTGAAAATTGACTGCCAGGGTTTGGTTGTACGGCTCATCCAGGACTTTGTTCTACTTACAACGGCGGTGGAAGTTGCCTCCCGTTGGAGAGAGCTAGCAGAGAAATTGGCAAGAGTGTCCAAGCAACAGATGGATGGTTATGAAGCACCACATCGTGACAGGAATGGAGTGTTAGACAGTGAG GCCATGTGGAAACCAGCTTATGACTTTCTCTTGACATGGAGTGCACAAATTGGCGAAAGCTACCGAGATGTCATCCAAGAGTTACACACAGGTCTAGACAAGATGCGAAGTCCAATCACCAAGCGATGGAAACATCTCACTGGAACCCTTATCCTTGTCAATTCTTTGGACATTCTTAGAGCTGCAGCCTTCAGTACTCAGGAACCAGAGGACTGCATCATCTGA